In a genomic window of Xylophilus rhododendri:
- a CDS encoding glutaminase: protein MDLQAVLDGIAATLAPRAAAGAGKVADYIPALARVPAAHFGIALCTRDGTQAAAGDAHQPFSIQSISKLFTLTLAMQTLEDGEIWQRIGREPSGNPFNSLVQLESERGVPRNPFINAGAIAVADRLVTHGDAKRRLLELLSGLCGETIAFDEEVAASEAATGYRNIALANFMKSFQRIDNPVEAALDMYFHQCSVAMSCAQVARAAGYLCRDGLHPLDDSSQVVTERQARRLNALMLTCGTYDAAGEFAYRIGLPCKSGVGGGIVAVVPDTLSLCVWSPGLDHSGNSALGMEALELFVGATGLSVF from the coding sequence GTGGACCTGCAGGCGGTCCTCGACGGGATCGCCGCCACGCTGGCGCCCCGCGCCGCGGCCGGCGCAGGCAAGGTGGCCGACTACATCCCGGCGCTGGCCCGGGTGCCGGCCGCGCATTTCGGCATCGCGCTCTGCACCCGCGACGGCACGCAGGCGGCGGCCGGCGATGCCCACCAGCCCTTCTCGATCCAGAGCATCTCCAAGCTGTTCACCCTGACGCTGGCGATGCAGACCCTGGAGGATGGCGAGATCTGGCAGCGCATCGGCCGCGAGCCCTCGGGCAATCCCTTCAATTCGCTGGTGCAGCTGGAGAGCGAACGCGGCGTGCCGCGCAACCCTTTCATCAATGCCGGCGCCATCGCGGTGGCCGACCGGCTGGTGACGCATGGTGACGCCAAGCGCCGGCTGCTGGAGCTGCTGTCGGGCCTGTGCGGTGAAACCATCGCCTTCGACGAGGAAGTGGCCGCCTCCGAGGCCGCCACCGGCTACCGCAACATCGCGCTGGCCAATTTCATGAAGAGCTTCCAGCGCATCGACAACCCGGTCGAGGCGGCGCTGGACATGTATTTCCACCAGTGCTCGGTGGCGATGAGCTGCGCCCAGGTGGCACGCGCCGCCGGCTATCTGTGCCGCGACGGCCTGCATCCGCTGGACGACAGCAGCCAGGTGGTCACCGAGCGCCAGGCACGGCGCCTCAACGCGCTGATGCTGACCTGCGGCACCTACGACGCGGCCGGCGAATTCGCCTACCGCATCGGCCTGCCCTGCAAGAGCGGCGTGGGCGGCGGCATCGTGGCCGTGGTGCCCGACACGCTGAGCCTGTGCGTCTGGTCGCCGGGGCTGGACCACAGCGGCAATTCGGCGCTGGGCATGGAGGCGCTGGAGCTGTTCGTCGGCGCCACCGGGCTGTCGGTCTTCTAG